In the Dermochelys coriacea isolate rDerCor1 chromosome 25, rDerCor1.pri.v4, whole genome shotgun sequence genome, one interval contains:
- the TIMM44 gene encoding mitochondrial import inner membrane translocase subunit TIM44 isoform X3: protein MKESIKKFRDEAKKLEESDALQEARRKYKTIESETVKTSEVIKKKLGEITGSVKESLDEVSKSDIGRKIKEGVEEAAKTAKQSAESVTKGGEKLGKTAAFKAISQGVETVKKEIDESVLGQTGPYRRPERLRKRTEFDGEKVKERIFEANEEAMGVVLHKDSKWYQQWKDFKDNNVVFNRFFEMKMKYDESDNAFIRASRAVTDKVTDLIGGLFSKTEMSEVLTEILKVDPAFDKDRFLKQCENDIIPNVLEAMISGDLDVLKDWCYEATYSQLAYPIQQAKAMGLLFHSRILDIDNIDLAMGKLMEQGPVLIITFQAQLVMVIKNQKGEVVEGDPDKVLRMLYVWALCRDQDELNPYAAWRLLDISASSTEQIL, encoded by the exons AAAACCATTGAATCTGAAACGGTTAAGACCTCTGAAGTGATTAAAAAGAAGCTTGGAGAAATAACAGGATCAGTCAAAGAG AGTTTGGACGAAGTAAGTAAGAGTGATATTGGTCGGAAGATAAAAGAAGGTGTGGAAGAAGCTGCCAAAACAGCAAAGCAGTCTGCAGAATCAGTGACTAAAGGAGGGGAGAAACTGGGCAAGACAGCAGCATTTAAAGCAATCTCCCAG GGAGTAGAAACAGTGAAGAAGGAAATAGATGAAAGCGTTCTAGGGCAGACGGGTCCTTACAGACGTCCTGAGCGACTTAGGAAAAGAACGGAATTCGATGGAGAGAAGGTCAAAGAGAGAATATTTGAAGCTAATGA GGAGGCAATGGGTGTGGTGCTGCACAAGGATTCCAAATGGTATCAGCAGTGGAAAGATTTCAAGGACAACAATGTGGTCTTCAATA GGTTCTTTGAAATGAAGATGAAGTATGATGAAAGTGATAACGCCTTCATTCGGGCATCCAGAGCTGTTACAGACAAAGTCACTGATTTAATAG GTGGGCTGTTCTCGAAGACAGAAATGTCAGAGGTTTTGACAGAAATTCTCAAAGTGGACCCAGCTTTTGACAAGGATCGGTTTTTAAAGCAATGTGAGAACGACATAATCCCCAATGTCCTGGAG GCTATGATATCTGGAGACCTGGATGTCCTCAAAGATTGGTGCTATGAAGCA ACTTACAGTCAGCTTGCTTATCCAATCCAACAAGCCAAAGCAATGGGTCTCCTGTTCCACTCCAGAATTCTTGACATTGACAACATTGAT CTTGCTATGGGGAAGCTGATGGAGCAGGGACCTGTATTAATTATCACTTTCCAGGCTCAACTTGTTATGGTGATTAAAAATCAGAAAGGAGAGGTGGTAGAAGGAGATCCG GACAAAGTTCTGCGGATGCTGTATGTGTGGGCGCTCTGCAGAGACCAGGATGAACTCAACCCGTATGCTGCCTGGAGGTTATTGGACATTTCTGCTTCAAGCACAGAGCAGATCCTCTAA